The Leishmania panamensis strain MHOM/PA/94/PSC-1 chromosome 32 sequence genome window below encodes:
- a CDS encoding ATP-dependent RNA helicase, putative (TriTrypDB/GeneDB-style sysID: LpmP.32.0430), with protein MYKDQTSLQQQQQEPSSVAIAMGGHGGYQQPIRQYGGGNRGFNDGQGGYGGGFNRNGGGAGFRGGFGGFGGGMRGPQREYGGNNHYHREEKSEEEIFKEHTPGINFDQYEAIKVSIAPNDVEPAESFATMGLSSALAENVSRCRYQKPTPVQKYGIPCVLKGSDLMACAQTGSGKTAAYLIPAINFMLVNNLNRAKPTNSQSAPSALVLSPTRELSIQIYEEGRKFTYRTGIRCVVVYGGADPRHQIHELTRGCGLLVATPGRLSDMFTRGYTRYSDVRFLVLDEADRMLDMGFEPQIRAIVQGPDSDMPPPGERQTLLYSATFPKEIQQMAREFLYRHYFLQVGRVGSTTENITQDVRWVEDMDKRGCLLEVLKEHQGERVLVFVEKKRDADYLERYLRQSRIPCSSIHGDRVQREREEALDIFKSGVCRVLVATDVASRGLDIPNVAVVVQYDLPSNIDDYVHRIGRTGRAGKRGTAISFFNEKNRNVVDDLIPLLRETNQTVLPEVQALAKKPNVQNQPRGRGRGGFRTGGGFGGGFGGGFGGRGGYRGGGGGFGGGFGGGYNGGYAGNNGGYRPRGGYSGGGYGGGYGGDRNMRSDVFGQ; from the coding sequence ATGTACAAGGACCAGACCtcacttcagcagcagcagcaggagcccTCTTCTGTTGCTATTGCGATGGGCGGACATGGCGGCTATCAGCAGCCCATTCGCCAGTATGGCGGTGGCAACCGCGGCTTCAACGATGGCCAGGGCGGCTACGGTGGCGGCTTCAaccgcaacggcggcggcgccggcttCCGTGGTGGCTTCGGCGGCTTCGGCGGTGGCATGCGAGGCCCGCAACGTGAGTACGGCGGCAACAACCACTACCACCGCGAGGAGAAGTCCGAGGAGGAGATCTTCAAGGAGCACACGCCTGGTATCAACTTTGACCAGTACGAAGCGATTAAGGTGTCCATCGCCCCCAACGACGTGGAACCAGCGGAGTCGTTTGCCACAATGGGGCTCTCCtcggcgctggcggagaacgtgagccgctgccgctaccaGAAGCCCACCCCTGTGCAGAAGTACGGCATTCCATGTGTGCTGAAGGGCAGTGATCTGATGGCGTGCGCCCAGACTGGCTCCGGTAAGACTGCCGCCTACCTTATCCCAGCCATTAACTTCATGTTGGTGAACAATCTCAACCGTGCCAAGCCCACAAACAGCCAGTCCGCACCGTctgcgctggtgctgtcGCCGACGCGCGAGCTGTCCATTCAGATCTATGAGGAGGGCCGCAAGTTCACTTACCGCACCGGGATTCGCTGTGTTGTCGTCTACGGCGGTGCAGACCCACGCCACCAGATTCACGAGCTGACACGCGGCTGTGGTCTGCTGGTGGCGACGCCAGGCCGTCTGTCTGACATGTTTACCCGCGGCTACACGCGCTACTCCGACGTCcgcttcctcgtcctcgatGAGGCGGATCGCATGCTTGATATGGGCTTTGAGCCGCAGATCCGCGCCATCGTCCAGGGCCCGGACAGCGATATGCCGCCGCCGGGTGAGCGCCAGACCCTGCTGTACTCGGCCACTTTCCCAAAGGAGATTCAGCAGATGGCCCGTGAGTTCCTATACCGCCACTACTTCCTGCAGGTTGGTCGTGTGGGCTCGACTACTGAGAACATTACCCAGGATGTGCGCTGGGTCGAAGACATGGACAAGCGTGGCTGCCTGTTGGAGGTGCTGAAGGAACACCAAGGTGAGCGTGTCCTCGTATTCGtagagaagaagcgcgacGCCGACTATCTGGAGCGCTACCTACGTCAGAGCCGCATCCCCTGTTCCTCCATCCACGGCGACCGcgtgcagcgcgagcggGAGGAGGCCCTCGACATCTTCAAGAGTGGTGTGTGCCGTGTGCTGGTGGCGACCGACGTCGCTTCGCGTGGTCTTGATATCCCCAAtgtcgcggtggtggtgcagtaCGACCTGCCGAGCAACATCGATGACTACGTACACCGCATCGGCCGTACGGGTCGTGCTGGCAAGCGCGGCACGGCAATCTCCTTCTTCAACGAAAAGAACCGCAACGTTGTCGATGACCTGATCCCGCTCTTGCGCGAAACGAACCAAACAGTACTGCCcgaggtgcaggcgctggCCAAGAAGCCCAACGTGCAGAACCAGCCTCGTGGtcgcggccgcggtggcttCCGCACTGGGGGCGGCTTTGGTGGTGGTTTCGGTGGGGGCTTCGGCGGTCGTGGCGGataccgcggcggcggtggcggctttGGCGGCGGTTTTGGCGGGGGCTACAATGGTGGCTACGCCGGCAACAACGGCGGCTACCGACCCCGCGGCGGCTACAGTGGCGGTGGTTACGGTGGAGGCTACGGCGGTGACCGCAACATGCGGTCTGACGTCTTTGGTCAGTAG
- a CDS encoding hypothetical protein (TriTrypDB/GeneDB-style sysID: LpmP.32.0440), with protein sequence MESLPRLAYGPSPPPTDVKGQSRGRRTGKKQRVAPPSAARADASHTATTPRRKREARLLVEEYWQSVWHSHHDSPLYHTYSDRYGGAKGIPYASRKAVQGGSAAGGRGTIGFGAAGYSTSVPDCLAAADTAFSDGQLAEAKAQLQLAFTVLQNDAEPRGLLTVESLTQFRGDCAEDAQRSFWLAEVLRRMGTLELIHGRYAEARELFSGSIVASPLHLDSYLLRASCCEALRCFAEAYEDYTKYMKMMEPSMEVLAHSGKCAAEAGLWEMAREQLRRLLELSQELLARIAAVQEQAPDGASIQSTHRMSSSLPLLTSATWAVGSLTQNMGAGVPSSLELLLSACAFYVTHAYFYLGYVAEAEATSAASAKPAEAAALRRQASYHYSVAVRNVEYVRSYEDSVSRSMAAGDYALARHLLRYLQRMKPDCAGYFLDAARACRTEGDVQGELRALSAALDRQQTNTERRSTLFVRGAVHADQLHDWSRAIRDFTLLLAIPSVQQPAAETGGEAVVVDWFTPLALVRRAAAYRHRQEEGGRARLLQREDEEAALADYAAFLDALAKTTTATGCDTAGVPELCQPQHVTAALLVLANGAYHRHQYTSAVRYFCRAIALGWHPESSTPVLLPATERLADQLYTSMAHHVMTVYPPGDDMFRLPYEAREATTLSFSSSLTGSTETRRGTKLNERGSAGGSRVPGAEGERSGFTYPPLMYLMVDQRYQQLRALEPTVFAAIEDEFLDVWEPYRMEVERLKDEVLSTRACRRGKR encoded by the coding sequence ATGGAGTCTCTGCCTCGACTGGCCTACGgaccgtcgccaccgccgaccgATGTCAAGGGACAATCACGAGGCCGCAGGACGGGCAAAAAGCAGCGCGTCGCTCCTCCGTCTGCCGCGCGTGCTGACGCTtcccacaccgccaccacaccgCGTCgtaagagagaagcgaggcTGCTTGTGGAGGAGTACTGGCAGTCGGTCTGGCACTCCCACCATGACTCGCCGCTGTACCACACCTACTCGGATCGCTACGGTGGCGCCAAAGGAATTCCGTACGCTTCGCGGAAAGCGGTGCAGGGCGGCAGTGCCGCGGGGGGTCGTGGCACCATTGGCTTCGGCGCCGCAGGTTACAGCACGAGTGTACCAGACTGCTTGGCCGCAGCAGACACCGCCTTCAGCGATGGCCAACTGGCAGAGGCAAAGGCGCAGCTTCAGCTTGCTTTTACGGTGCTGCAGAATGACGCCGAGCCGCGCGGCTTGTTGACTGTGGAGTCTTTGACTCAGTTCCGCGGCGACTGTGCCGAGGACGCGCAGCGGTCGTTCTGGCTGGCGGAGGTACTCCGGCGGATGGGGACGTTGGAGCTCATTCACGGACGCTACGCAGAGGCGCGTGAGTTgttcagcggcagcatcgtcGCCAGCCCACTCCACTTAGACAGCTACCTTCTGCGTGCCTCCTGTTGCGAGGCGCTTCGGTGCTTCGCCGAGGCGTACGAGGACTACACTAAATACATGAAGATGATGGAGCCCTCGATGGAGGTATTGGCCCACAGCGGCAAGtgcgccgccgaggcggGCCTCTGGGAAATGGCACGCGAGCAGCTGAGACGCCTGCTCGAGTTGTCGCAAGAGCTGCTTGCGCGTATAGCCGCCGTGCAGGAGCAGGCCCCAGATGGTGCGAGCATTCAAAGCACCCATCGGATGTCTTCGTCTCTGCCGCTCCTCACTAGCGCAACGTGGGCTGTCGGCTCCCTCACTCAGAACATGGGTGCCGGTGTTCCTTCGAgtctcgagctgctgctcagtgCATGTGCTTTTTACGTTACCCACGCATACTTTTACCTTGGCTACGTTGCCGAGGCCGAGGCGACGTCGGCGGCATCGGCAAAGCCTGCGGAGGCGGCCGCACTGCGTCGTCAGGCATCGTACCACTACAGCGTTGCGGTACGTAATGTAGAATACGTGCGGTCTTACGAAGACAGCGTGAGCAGGTCGATGGCGGCCGGCGACTACGCACTTGCTCGTCACTTGCTGCGGTATCTTCAGAGGATGAAGCCCGACTGCGCCGGATACTTCCTCGACGCTGCACGGGCGTGCCGCACAGAGGGCGATGTTCAAGGCGAACTTCGAGCGCTTTCTGCAGCATTGGATCGCCAGCAGACGAACACTGAGCGCCGCTCCACTCTCTTCGTGCGCGGTGCTGTACACGCTGATCAGCTGCACGACTGGTCGCGTGCTATCCGTGACTTcacgctgctcctcgccattccatcggtgcagcagccggcCGCGGAGActggcggcgaggcggtcGTGGTGGACTGGTTCACACCGCTAGCACTAGTGCGACGCGCCGCAGCGTACCGCCATCGTCAAGAGGAAGGTGGTCGTGCTCgcttgctgcagcgcgaggatgaggaggcggCCCTCGCTGACTATGCTGCGTTTCTTGACGCCCTCGCCAAGACGACCACAGCCACCGGGTGCGACACGGCGGGCGTGCCTGAGCTGTGCCAACCACAGCACGTTACCGCGGCTCTTCTAGTCCTTGCCAATGGGGCCTATCACCGCCATCAGTATACCAGTGCGGTTCGCTATTTCTGTCGCGCCATAGCTCTTGGGTGGCATCCCGAGTCATCCACACCTGTGCTTCTTCCAGCAACTGAGCGACTGGCGGATCAGCTGTACACGTCAATGGCACATCACGTTATGACTGTGTATCCGCCCGGCGATGACATGTTCCGTCTGCCGTATGAGGCACGTGAAGCTACGACCCTGTCGTTCAGTAGCTCCCTCACTGGGTCCACTGAGACCCGACGGGGCACGAAACTGAATgagcgcggcagcgctggcggcagcCGTGTCCCCGGAGCCGAAGGCGAGCGCAGCGGGTTTACGTACCCCCCACTGATGTACCTCATGGTGGATCAGCGCtatcagcagctgcgtgcgcttgAGCCCACCGTCTTCGCCGCCATCGAGGACGAGTTCCTGGATGTGTGGGAGCCCTATCGtatggaggtggagcgacTCAAAGATGAGGTCCTCTCCACCCGCGCCTGTAGGCGTGGAAAGCGATGA
- a CDS encoding hypothetical protein (TriTrypDB/GeneDB-style sysID: LpmP.32.0450), translated as MRSTDSPPTIHPPVVERLRIAVRERPASDEETPLTQVQLRTDQDKLIAFAPHAADGLMYDFDYFYPQNARQNDVFRTIGLEMIDLVMGGLSANCIAMGYAETGKTHTLFGSPNESGLIQDTVRELFRRLEAQQDTHEYSVGFSYWEMNCNGVHDNLAIDEAAFADGSAAASGTARDHAVYRDGFGRLYLSHVAEIPVKDFGDFEVLLNQGNERRVRRGYARQFRWHGFVQLSLMTLDRHAGEQCVLRRVTFVHTKGSERVGANRAPKQVLREGSQVNVSSTLLNAAVIHSLEYRAKRVGQCHTQAQLHRLIQRSESFFMECRYTQLMSQLMCGHEACFVIGCVDPLSYSETTETLENLQLYRNLVAACVPVLTPSERGRLLQQLRAMETAMGREEVLQLMHLGTSGRPRTEQEEALISLRGQLEVWGGGNAGLAQQSCTLKDTPTPCGVDADDRSIRKIVFLNPAKTATYEGQWKGAVFDGFGEHIQSNFKYRGEFRSGKREGHGTLFLRDAKESPYRRVYEGEWLGGRRDGRGTQWGRDGEVYEGDFAADERHGLGKLYLANGDVIKGNFSHNKCEGWAVLQQRNGDWFEGYWTSGEREGPGVWHYVSRQRCLRGEWHRNVAVLGTMEDDPDKIDDSTGPFIPRLGLLNSGDILAQQRKRLMEKRRLEFAAAGKTWVDYAAMDKRCTVPTAAAATPMATSEHAATADARAICGLEIE; from the coding sequence ATGAGGTCTACTGATTCGCCGCCAACGATCCATCCACCGGTGGTCGAGCGCTTGCGCATCGCTGTCCGTGAGCGACCGGCATCGGATGAGGAGACGCCGTTGACACAGGTGCAACTCCGCACCGATCAAGACAAGCTCATTGCCTTTGCCCCACATGCCGCGGATGGGCTCATGTACGACTTTGACTACTTTTACCCACAAAATGCGCGCCAGAATGACGTCTTTCGCACTATTGGACTCGAGATGATCGACTTGGTCATGGGCGGGCTCAGCGCCAACTGTATTGCCATGGGCTACGCGGAGACGGGCAAGACCCACACACTCTTTGGAAGCCCGAACGAGTCTGGGCTCATCCAAGACACTGTGCGGGAACTCTTCCGGCGactggaggcgcagcaggacACGCATGAGTACAGCGTCGGCTTCTCGTACTGGGAGATGAACTGCAACGGCGTCCATGACAATCTTGCGATTGACGAGGCAGCGTTTGCAGACggtagcgctgcagcgagcgGCACCGCACGCGACCACGCTGTTTATCGCGATGGCTTTGGCCGTCTGTACCTCTCGCATGTGGCAGAGATACCAGTGAAGGACTTTGGTGActtcgaggtgctgctgaaccAAGGTAACGAGCGTCGTGTGAGGCGCGGCTACGCTCGACAGTTTCGCTGGCATGGGTTTGTGCAACTCTCTCTCATGACCCTTGACAGACACGCTGGTGAGCAGTGCGTGCTGCGTCGTGTGACGTTTGTGCACACAAAAGGCTCAGAAAGAGTTGGCGCCAACAGAGCACCAAAGCAGGTTCTGCGGGAGGGCAGCCAGGTGAATGTGAGTAGCACGTTGTTGAACGCGGCAGTTATTCACTCGCTCGAGTACCGCGCCAAGCGGGTTGGTCAGTGCCACACccaggcacagctgcaccgcctgaTTCAACGAAGCGAGTCATTTTTCATGGAGTGCCGCTACACACAACTGATGTCGCAACTCATGTGCGGACATGAGGCGTGCTTCGTCATAGGCTGCGTGGACCCTCTGTCGTACAGTGAAACAACCGAGACGCTAGAGAATCTGCAGCTGTATCGCAACCTGGTAGCGGCCTGCGTGCCAGTGTTGACGCCGTCGGAGCGCGGacgactgctgcagcaactgCGCGCCATGGAGACGGCGATGGGCAGGGAGGAGGTACTTCAGCTGATGCACCTCGGTACGTCTGGACGCCCCCGCACTGAGCAGGAGGAAGCTTTAATATCCTTGCGCGGTCAGTTAGAGGTGTGGGGTGGAGGCAACGCAGGtctggcgcagcagagctgTACGTTGAAGGACACGCCTACGCCCTGTGGCGTCGATGCTGACGACCGTAGCATCCGCAAAATCGTCTTTCTGAACCCCGCCAAGACGGCCACCTACGAAGGACAGTGGAAGGGCGCAGTGTTTGACGGATTCGGCGAGCACATCCAGTCTAACTTCAAGTACCGCGGCGAGTTCCGCAGCGGCAAGCGTGAGGGACACGGTACCCTTTTCCTGCGCGACGCCAAAGAGAGTCCGTATCGTCGCGTGTACGAAGGCGAGTGGCTTGGCGGGCGGCGCGATGGTCGTGGAACGCAGTGGGGCAGGGACGGGGAGGTCTATGAGGGCGACTTTGCCGCGGATGAGCGACATGGGCTGGGGAAGCTGTACCTCGCAAACGGGGACGTGATCAAGGGAAACTTCAGCCACAACAAGTGCGAGGGATGGGCAGTGCTACAGCAGAGAAACGGTGATTGGTTTGAGGGGTACTGGACGAGCGGCGAGCGCGAGGGCCCCGGTGTGTGGCACTACGTGAGCCGCCAGCGGTGCCTGCGCGGCGAGTGGCATCGCAACGTGGCGGTGCTAGGCACCATGGAAGATGACCCAGACAAGATCGACGATAGCACTGGCCCTTTCATTCCTCGCCTGGGGCTTCTGAACAGCGGCGACAttcttgcgcagcagcgaaagCGACTCATGGAGAAGCGCCGCTTGGAGTTTGCGGCGGCTGGGAAGACGTGGGTCGACTACGCCGCGATGGACAAGAGGTGCACCGTCCcgacagctgcggcagcgacgccgatgGCTACCAGCGAGCATGCCGCTACTGCTGACGCTCGGGCCATCTGTGGACTGGAAATTGAGTag